Proteins from a genomic interval of Flammeovirgaceae bacterium SG7u.111:
- a CDS encoding RNA polymerase sigma-70 factor encodes MQLQKKESDEFLIERIKGGEKQALETLFDRYFEVLCDFSYQFLKSKDLSEEAVSDVFIKVWENKHQISIQSGVKAYLYRAARNQSLNYLKKEGADLYTDLSEATLKPSDSEHLADQLLMFDELQKSIENIIDKMPKQRKLIFRMNRLDGMKYQEIAEVLGISVNTVQNHMVEATSYFARKYPRPAYLKTLVSLLLLFLFV; translated from the coding sequence ATGCAACTTCAAAAGAAAGAAAGCGACGAGTTTTTGATAGAGAGGATAAAAGGAGGGGAAAAACAGGCACTCGAAACTTTGTTCGATCGCTATTTCGAAGTATTGTGCGATTTTTCGTACCAGTTTTTAAAAAGCAAAGACCTTTCGGAAGAAGCCGTTTCGGATGTGTTCATCAAGGTTTGGGAGAACAAACATCAAATTTCCATACAATCGGGGGTAAAGGCTTATTTATATAGGGCCGCCCGAAACCAATCATTAAATTACCTCAAAAAAGAAGGCGCTGACCTTTATACGGATTTATCTGAAGCTACCCTGAAACCTTCGGATAGCGAGCACTTAGCTGATCAGCTACTGATGTTTGATGAACTTCAAAAAAGCATAGAAAACATTATAGACAAGATGCCCAAACAGCGAAAACTCATTTTTAGAATGAACCGGCTAGATGGGATGAAATACCAAGAAATAGCCGAAGTACTCGGCATCTCAGTGAATACAGTACAGAACCACATGGTAGAAGCAACTAGCTATTTTGCCCGAAAATACCCACGACCAGCGTACCTTAAAACCTTGGTCTCGCTTCTGCTCCTCTTCCTCTTTGTTTAA
- a CDS encoding FecR family protein, with product MDHKKEKFIELASLFLSDEADIEEINQLHIFLEEKEYKEWFVWLSKKWELESNLLTRTSFSKERGKQFLFEKLEEQKKLGNNKKLSLGKQKTFSISPILKYAAVISIVMVTVFTINLFNKQPKQEVAEVPAWQEKETTAGQKVKLVLSDGTSILINSVSKLRYPTNFSDSTREVYLEGEAFFKVAHNPEKPFIVHAGTIETKVLGTSFNVNAYPDDEAIAVSLVEGKVIVGKSKTEKKELKPMQQFLYEKKNQKESVQPFDRLAIIGWQHNEFVFEGVALEEVTKKLSRCYNVQFEFENKKLMDYKIRANFSNEPLWTVLEVLKRTDNIQYELISNEQKIEKVILKSK from the coding sequence ATGGATCATAAAAAAGAGAAGTTTATAGAACTGGCAAGTTTGTTTTTATCGGACGAGGCGGATATAGAAGAAATCAACCAACTTCATATTTTCTTGGAAGAAAAGGAGTACAAAGAATGGTTTGTTTGGCTTTCTAAAAAATGGGAGCTCGAAAGCAACCTGCTCACCCGAACTAGTTTTTCGAAAGAAAGAGGAAAACAGTTTTTGTTTGAAAAGCTGGAGGAGCAAAAGAAACTTGGAAACAATAAAAAGCTATCACTGGGGAAACAGAAAACTTTTTCTATTTCCCCGATATTAAAATATGCCGCCGTTATTTCTATAGTAATGGTAACAGTATTCACAATAAACCTTTTTAATAAACAACCTAAGCAAGAAGTTGCCGAAGTTCCTGCTTGGCAAGAAAAAGAAACTACTGCTGGGCAAAAAGTAAAACTTGTACTGAGCGATGGCACAAGTATCCTAATCAATTCCGTCTCCAAACTTCGTTATCCAACGAACTTTAGTGATTCTACAAGGGAAGTTTACCTAGAAGGAGAAGCATTTTTTAAAGTAGCCCATAATCCAGAAAAGCCATTTATAGTGCATGCAGGAACAATTGAAACCAAGGTACTAGGAACCTCATTCAATGTAAACGCCTACCCCGATGACGAGGCTATTGCGGTTTCCCTTGTGGAAGGAAAAGTAATAGTAGGCAAGTCCAAAACAGAAAAGAAGGAGCTCAAGCCCATGCAGCAATTCTTGTATGAGAAGAAAAATCAGAAAGAATCTGTACAGCCTTTCGACAGACTTGCCATCATAGGTTGGCAACACAATGAATTTGTTTTTGAAGGAGTGGCTTTAGAAGAGGTCACTAAAAAACTTTCCCGTTGTTACAATGTGCAGTTTGAATTTGAAAACAAAAAATTAATGGATTATAAAATACGGGCAAACTTCAGTAACGAACCCTTGTGGACTGTATTGGAGGTGTTGAAACGAACAGATAATATTCAATATGAGCTTATTTCCAATGAGCAAAAAATAGAAAAAGTAATTCTGAAAAGTAAATAG